The following coding sequences lie in one Mycobacterium sp. Z3061 genomic window:
- a CDS encoding LppA family lipoprotein — MDRPYEPTPPSEATQALQQLKALPSLEDTTAQVQAAMDEITAAASRLIPAMKWETLHEGTTGNCERPYEQTDGQRYFLPDRVAENVAVSEQAWTAIVQAAKESAAKIGATDVQVMRNQPGDHDVWFSGPTGIFIKIGYAGNLGVAGYTGCRLPRDKKMG; from the coding sequence GTGGACAGACCGTACGAACCGACCCCGCCATCGGAGGCGACGCAGGCCCTCCAGCAACTCAAGGCTCTGCCCTCACTCGAGGACACCACGGCTCAGGTGCAGGCCGCGATGGACGAAATCACTGCAGCCGCAAGCAGATTGATTCCCGCAATGAAGTGGGAGACGCTGCACGAGGGGACCACCGGAAATTGTGAGCGACCCTACGAACAAACGGATGGACAGCGATACTTCCTGCCGGATCGTGTCGCAGAGAACGTCGCGGTATCGGAGCAGGCCTGGACGGCGATAGTACAGGCGGCGAAGGAGTCGGCGGCGAAGATCGGCGCCACCGACGTTCAGGTCATGCGAAACCAGCCGGGAGATCACGATGTCTGGTTCTCCGGACCGACCGGCATTTTCATCAAGATCGGTTACGCCGGCAACCTGGGGGTCGCGGGCTACACGGGTTGCCGGTTACCGCGGGACAAGAAGATGGGCTGA